A stretch of Lathyrus oleraceus cultivar Zhongwan6 chromosome 6, CAAS_Psat_ZW6_1.0, whole genome shotgun sequence DNA encodes these proteins:
- the LOC127090979 gene encoding casein kinase 1-like protein HD16 isoform X2, protein MIGALFLNKIALKFEHKSSKGCNYGPPSEWQVYNVLGGSHGVPRVHYKGRQGDFYIMVMDILGPSLWDVWNNKTHTMSAEMVACIAIEAISILEKMHSRGYVHGDVKPENFLLGCPGTHEEKKLFLVDLGLASRWRDNSTGLHVEYDQRPDVFRGTVRYASVHAHLGRTGSRRDDLESLAYTLIFLLRGRLPWQGYQGENKGFLVCKKKMATSPENMCILCPAPFRQFIEYVVNLKFDEEPNYAKYISLFDGIVGPNPDIRPINTDGAQKLIYQVGQKRGRLTMEEDDDEHPKKKVRVGMPATQWISVYSARRPMKQRYHYNVTDMRLSQHIEKGYEDGLFISSVGCCSNLWALIMDAGTGFTAQVYELSSYFLHKEWIMEQWEKNYYISAIAGSNSGSSFVVMSKGTQYLQQSYKVSESFPFKWINKKWKEGFFVTAMATSGSRWAIVMSRGAGFSDQVVELDFLYPSEGIHRRWDNGYRITSTAATYDQAAFVLSIPRKKLADETQETLRTSDFPSTHVKEKWSKNLYIASICYGRTV, encoded by the exons ATGATTGGTGCTTTGTTTTTAAATAAG ATAGCTCTGAAGTTTGAACATAAAAGCAGTAAAGGGTGTAATTATGGACCTCCTTCTGAGTGGCAGGTTTACAA TGTATTAGGTGGTAGTCATGGTGTCCCACGAGTTCATTACAAGGGACGGCAAGGTGATTTCTATATTATG GTCATGGATATTCTTGGCCCTAGCTTATGGGATGTATGGAATAACAAGACACACAC GATGTCTGCTGAAATGGTGGCGTGTATAGCAATTGAGGCTATCTCCATATTAGAGAAGATGCATTCTAGAGG ATACGTGCATGGTGATGTAAAACCAGAGAACTTTTTGCTCGGTTGTCCGGGAACTCATGAAGAGAAAAAGCTTTTTCTGGTTGATCTTGGATTAG CATCCCGTTGGCGTGATAATTCGACTGGTCTTCATGTTGAGTACGATCAACGTCCAGATGTATTTAG GGGAACGGTTCGTTATGCAAGTGTACATGCTCATCTTGGTAGGACAGGTAGCAGAAGGGATGATTTAGAATCTCTTGCTTACACACTAATTTTCCTTCTTCGTGGACGGCTACCTTGGCAAGGATACCAG GGAGAAAATAAAGGATTTCTTGTCTGCAAGAAGAAAATGGCCACCTCACCAGAAAATATGTGTATCCTTTGTCCTGCACCTTTTCGGCAGTTTATTGAGTACGtagtgaatttgaagtttgacgAAGAACCAAATTATGCAAAGTACATATCACTTTTCGATGGAATTGTTGGTCCAAATCCAGACATTAGACCCATAAACACCGATGGTGCACAAAAG CTTATATATCAGGTTGGACAGAAGAGAGGACGGTTGAccatggaagaagatgatgatgagcATCCAAAGAAAAAAGTTAGAGTGGGAATGCCAGCAACACAATGGATTAGTGTGTACAGTGCACGCCGGCCTATGAAACAAAG GTACCATTACAATGTTACTGATATGCGGTTGTCCCAACACATTGAGAAGGGGTATGAAGACGGGTTGTTTATCAGCAGTGTAGGTTGCTGTTCTAACCTTTGGGCACTGATTATGGATGCCGGCACTGGTTTCACTGCACAAGTTTATGAACTCTCATCCTACTTTCTTCACAAG GAATGGATTATGGAACAGTGGGAAAAAAATTATTACATTAGCGCCATAGCAGGATCTAATAGTGGGAGCTCGTTCGTTGTAATGTCGAAAG GGACCCAGTACTTGCAGCAATCTTACAAGGTCAGTGAATCATTTCCATTCAAGTGGATTAATAAAAAATGGAAAGAAGGATTTTTTGTCACTGCTATGGCCACTTCTGGAAGTAGATGGGCAATTGTTATGTCTCGTGGTGCTGGATTCTCAGATCAG GTTGTGGAGCTTGATTTCTTGTATCCTAGTGAAGGCATTCATCGAAGATGGGACAACGGTTACCGCATCACCTCAACTGCTGCTACATATGACCAGGCTGCTTTTGTTCTTAGTATTCCAAGAAAAAAACTGGCTGATGAAACTCAAGAAACACTCCGAACATCTGACTTTCCTAGTACTCATGTCAAG GAAAAATGGTCAAAGAACCTCTATATTGCATCTATTTGTTATGGAAGAACAGTTTGA
- the LOC127090979 gene encoding casein kinase 1-like protein HD16 isoform X1, producing the protein MPPQLRTRRTKQQNPNPDPNQNPITKPETARGRRGRPARNRNIAFARDDQIDDRFLLNNNNEENEPHVPPVRFCRDIKQDIMDDDCGSGGRSPGKAPVAEDEGSTPPIPEKVQVGGSPLYRVDRKLGKGGFGQVYVGRRVGAGAGALEIALKFEHKSSKGCNYGPPSEWQVYNVLGGSHGVPRVHYKGRQGDFYIMVMDILGPSLWDVWNNKTHTMSAEMVACIAIEAISILEKMHSRGYVHGDVKPENFLLGCPGTHEEKKLFLVDLGLASRWRDNSTGLHVEYDQRPDVFRGTVRYASVHAHLGRTGSRRDDLESLAYTLIFLLRGRLPWQGYQGENKGFLVCKKKMATSPENMCILCPAPFRQFIEYVVNLKFDEEPNYAKYISLFDGIVGPNPDIRPINTDGAQKLIYQVGQKRGRLTMEEDDDEHPKKKVRVGMPATQWISVYSARRPMKQRYHYNVTDMRLSQHIEKGYEDGLFISSVGCCSNLWALIMDAGTGFTAQVYELSSYFLHKEWIMEQWEKNYYISAIAGSNSGSSFVVMSKGTQYLQQSYKVSESFPFKWINKKWKEGFFVTAMATSGSRWAIVMSRGAGFSDQVVELDFLYPSEGIHRRWDNGYRITSTAATYDQAAFVLSIPRKKLADETQETLRTSDFPSTHVKEKWSKNLYIASICYGRTV; encoded by the exons ATGCCTCCTCAACTCCGAACCAGAAGAACCAAACAACAAAACCCAAACCCGGACCCGAATCAAAACCCGATCACAAAACCCGAAACCGCTCGTGGTAGAAGAGGTAGACCAGCGAGAAACCGCAACATCGCTTTCGCACGTGATGATCAAATCGATGACCGTTTCCTTCTAAACAACAACAACGAAGAAAACGAACCTCACGTGCCTCCGGTTAGGTTTTGTAGAGATATTAAGCAGGATATTATGGATGATGACTGTGGTAGCGGTGGTCGGAGCCCCGGTAAAGCTCCGGTAGCTGAAGATGAAGGAAGTACACCTCCCATTCCTGAAAAA GTTCAAGTAGGCGGTTCACCGTTGTATAGAGTAGATAGAAAACTTGGGAAAGGAGGGTTTGGACAAGTTTACGTTGGTCGCCGTGTCGGTGCCGGAGCGGGAGCTCTTGAG ATAGCTCTGAAGTTTGAACATAAAAGCAGTAAAGGGTGTAATTATGGACCTCCTTCTGAGTGGCAGGTTTACAA TGTATTAGGTGGTAGTCATGGTGTCCCACGAGTTCATTACAAGGGACGGCAAGGTGATTTCTATATTATG GTCATGGATATTCTTGGCCCTAGCTTATGGGATGTATGGAATAACAAGACACACAC GATGTCTGCTGAAATGGTGGCGTGTATAGCAATTGAGGCTATCTCCATATTAGAGAAGATGCATTCTAGAGG ATACGTGCATGGTGATGTAAAACCAGAGAACTTTTTGCTCGGTTGTCCGGGAACTCATGAAGAGAAAAAGCTTTTTCTGGTTGATCTTGGATTAG CATCCCGTTGGCGTGATAATTCGACTGGTCTTCATGTTGAGTACGATCAACGTCCAGATGTATTTAG GGGAACGGTTCGTTATGCAAGTGTACATGCTCATCTTGGTAGGACAGGTAGCAGAAGGGATGATTTAGAATCTCTTGCTTACACACTAATTTTCCTTCTTCGTGGACGGCTACCTTGGCAAGGATACCAG GGAGAAAATAAAGGATTTCTTGTCTGCAAGAAGAAAATGGCCACCTCACCAGAAAATATGTGTATCCTTTGTCCTGCACCTTTTCGGCAGTTTATTGAGTACGtagtgaatttgaagtttgacgAAGAACCAAATTATGCAAAGTACATATCACTTTTCGATGGAATTGTTGGTCCAAATCCAGACATTAGACCCATAAACACCGATGGTGCACAAAAG CTTATATATCAGGTTGGACAGAAGAGAGGACGGTTGAccatggaagaagatgatgatgagcATCCAAAGAAAAAAGTTAGAGTGGGAATGCCAGCAACACAATGGATTAGTGTGTACAGTGCACGCCGGCCTATGAAACAAAG GTACCATTACAATGTTACTGATATGCGGTTGTCCCAACACATTGAGAAGGGGTATGAAGACGGGTTGTTTATCAGCAGTGTAGGTTGCTGTTCTAACCTTTGGGCACTGATTATGGATGCCGGCACTGGTTTCACTGCACAAGTTTATGAACTCTCATCCTACTTTCTTCACAAG GAATGGATTATGGAACAGTGGGAAAAAAATTATTACATTAGCGCCATAGCAGGATCTAATAGTGGGAGCTCGTTCGTTGTAATGTCGAAAG GGACCCAGTACTTGCAGCAATCTTACAAGGTCAGTGAATCATTTCCATTCAAGTGGATTAATAAAAAATGGAAAGAAGGATTTTTTGTCACTGCTATGGCCACTTCTGGAAGTAGATGGGCAATTGTTATGTCTCGTGGTGCTGGATTCTCAGATCAG GTTGTGGAGCTTGATTTCTTGTATCCTAGTGAAGGCATTCATCGAAGATGGGACAACGGTTACCGCATCACCTCAACTGCTGCTACATATGACCAGGCTGCTTTTGTTCTTAGTATTCCAAGAAAAAAACTGGCTGATGAAACTCAAGAAACACTCCGAACATCTGACTTTCCTAGTACTCATGTCAAG GAAAAATGGTCAAAGAACCTCTATATTGCATCTATTTGTTATGGAAGAACAGTTTGA